The Streptomyces sp. NBC_00569 genomic sequence TTGCCTTCGTCGTCCTCACCGCCCCGATGCTGATCGGCCTCGGTGTCTTCCGCTACGTGGCCATCGGCTGGAGCTTCCTGCTCAGCTTCAGTGAGGCCCGCCGCACCATCTCCCTCGGGAACTGGGTCGGCCTCGACAACTACCAACAGCTCCTGAGCGACGAACGGTTCCGGGACTCGCTCACGATGATCGTGCTGTTCACGGCGATGATCGTGCCGATCACCTTCGCCGGGTCCCTGGGCCTCGCCGTCCTCGTCAACCGGGTACGGAGCGGCCGGGCCTTCTTCCGTACCGCGTTCCTGCTGCCCGCGGCGGTCAGCTACGTGGCCGCCGCGATGATCTGGAAGATGGCCCTGTTCAGCGGGGTGCCGTCCGGCCTCGCGAACACCCTCGGTGCGCTCTTCGGCGCCGACGCCACGCCGTGGATCCAGACGCAGAGCCCGCCTCTGTACTGGATCGTGCTGGTGACACTGCGCCTGTGGCTCCAAGTCGGCCTGTACATGATTCTTTTCATCGCGGGGCTCCAGTCCATTCCGCAGCACCTGTACGAAGCCGCGGCCCTCGACGGCGCCGGTGCCTGGCGTACCTTCCGCAGCATCACCTTCCCCATGCTGCGCAACACGTCGGTCGCGATCCTGCTGCTGATGCTCATCGCCGCACTCCAGGCCTTCGACGAGTTCTACGCGATCTTCTCCACCGGCGCCTCGCTCGGCAGCGAACCTGTGCGCACCCCCCTCATGCACCTGTACGGCGTCGCTCTCCAGGACCAGGACTACGGCGTCGGCTCCGCCGGAGCCTTCCTGCTGACCCTCCTGATCGTGCTGGTCACGCTTCTCCAGGGCCGGATGCTCGGGTTCTCCCGCGACAAGGACTGATCGGACAAGGACTGAACCGATGAACCGTTACCGAGGGAGCGTGCTCGGCTCCGCCGCCACGTACCTGGTGCTGTGCCTGCTGGCCGTGGTCTTCCTGATCCCGTTCTACGTGCTTGTGCGCAACGCCTTCATGACGACGCCGGAGGTCACCGCCACCGACTGGCACTGGCTTCCGTCCGCGCTGAACTGGGACAACTTCAGCTCCCTGTTCGACAATCCGGAGCGACCCTTCGGCCGGTCCCTGGCCAACTCGCTGCTGATCGCGGTGATCTCGGCCCCGGTGTCCACGCTGCTCGCCTCGATGGCCGGGTACGCGCTTGCCCGGATCAACGTGCCCGGTCGCGGAGTCGTCCTCTCGCTCATCGTCGGCACGCTGATGATCCCGCAGGCCGTGACCTTCCTGCCGACGTTCGTCGTCGTCGGTTCGATGGGCGGCGTGAACACGATGTGGGGCCTGATCGCACCCGGCCTGTTCAACGCGTTCGCCGTCGTGCTCTTCCGCAGCTTCTACCTGTCCTTCCCCGCCGAGATAGAGGAGGCGGGCCGCCTCGACGGCCTCAGCTACCTCGGTGTCTACGGGCGCATCATCCTGCCCAACTCGGTCACGATGATCGCATCACTCGGCGCACTGTCCTTCATCGAGGCGTGGAACTCCTTCCTGTGGCCCCTGATGATCGGCCAGGACCCCGAGAGCTGGACCGTGCAGATCGCCCTCTCCAGCTTCCTCACCTCCCAGACCGTCAACCTGCCCGAGTTGTTCGCCGGCACGGTCGTGGCGATCCTCCCTCTCGTGATCATGTTCCTGGTCGCTCAGCGCCACATCGTCCAGGGCATCGCGATGTCCGGCCTCAAGTCCTGAAACTCCCTCTCCCCAATACCGGAGGTACTTCCAGTGACCCGTACGACCAGAACGACCCGGCGCGCGGCGCTCACCGCCGCCTGCGCACTGCCCCTCACTCTCGCCCTGTCCACCGGCACCGCTGAGGCCAAGACCCCGTACGTCAAGCCGTTCATGGGCTGGAGCAGCTGGAGCGTCGAGTCCTCCTCGCGTGACGGGTACGGCACGCACTGGCTGAACGAGGGCAACATCAAGAACGCCGCCGACGCGCTCAGCAGCAAGCTGTCCTCGGCCGGCTACAGGAATCTGAACATCGACGCCGGCTGGAACTTCGACTACGACTGGAACTTCCACACGGACGCCAACGGCATCCCGAACGCCGACAAGGACCGCTTCCCCAGCGGTATGCAGTCGCTCTCCGACTACGTCCACGGCAAGGACCTCAAGCTCGGTCTGTACGGCGCCGCCGGACTGGAGAAGGAGGTGTACGACAAGAACGCGCCGATCCTCGGCACCGACTGTCATGCACAGGACATTGCCGTGAAGCCGCTGACCCCGACCAACAAATGGGGCGGCAGCTGGAAGATCGACTACAGCAACCCCTGTGCCCAGGAGTACATCGACTCGATCGTCGCGCGGTACGCCTCCTGGGGCATCGACTTCATCAAGATCGACGGCGTGACGAAGGACAACGTCGCCGACATCAAGGCCTGGTCCACCGCCATCGACCACAGCGGCCGCAGCATGTGGCTGTCCGCCAGCGCCTGGCCCGTCGACCTCGAGGCCGGCGACGGCCTGCGGCCCTACGCCAACGGGGTTCGCGTCGACACCGACATCGAGTGCTACTGCGAGACCACCAGCACGTGGACCAGCTCCGTCGACGACCGCTTCGCCGACCTGCCCAAGTGGCTGCCCAAGCTGTCCGCCCCCGGCTACCTCGGCGACCTGGACTCGATGCCGATCAACAACAACTCCGGCAGCGGACTCCAGGACGGCATCAACGACACCGAGCGGCAGACCGTCATGACCTTCTGGTCGATGGCCTCGTCTCCGCTGTACGTCGGCGGCGACATCTACTTCCTCGACGACAAGGCCAAGGCGATCCTGACCAACCCCGAGGTCATCGCCGTCGACCAGGCTGCCGTCCTGCCGAAGCAGATCCGCTCCGGTGACACGCAGGTGTGGACGAAGAAGACGGGCCGGGCCACCTACCTCGCGGTCTACAACCTCGGCTCCACGGCCACCGACATCACGGTCGACCTCAAGGGCCTGGGCATCAAGGGCCCCCAGCACCTGCGCGACGTCGTCGCCCGCAAGGACCTCGGTACCGCCAAGGGCTCCTGGACCGCCACCGCCGTCCCGGCCCACGGCTCCCGCCTGATCAAGCTCTCCTGACCACCCGTCACGTCCAAGGAGCCGCACATGAGCAACGGACCCTCAAGACGCCTGGTCCTCGGCCTCGGCGGAGCCCTCGCGCTGAGCGCCCTGCCCGCCTTCACCGCGCACGCCGCGCCCCGCCGCCCCACCACGTCCCCGCTGGTACCGGCCGGCGAGTCGACGACCCTGTGGTATCCCGAGCCCGCCGACGAAGACCTCCTCATCGAACAGGGCCTGCCGCTGGGCAACGGCCGCCTCGGTGCCCTCGTCGGCGCCGACCCGGCCAGGGAACTCCTGCACGTCACCGACTCCACCCTGTGGACCGGCGGCGCCAACACCACCCTCGACACCGACGGCCAATTCCCGTACGGGCGCGATGACTTCGGCAGCCTCACACTGCTGGCCCGGGTCATGCTGTACCTGCCGGGACACGAGCTCTCCGCCGTCACCGACTACCGCCGCACCCTCGACCTCAGCAACGGCCTCGTCACCACGACGTACACCAAGGACAAGGTCCGCTACACCCGGGAGATGTTCGCCAGCGCGCCCGACGACACCATCGTCGTCCGGCTGAGCCAGAGCGGCGGCGGCTCCCTCGCCGGCGCCGTCATCCTCTCCGGAACCCACGGCGAGACGACCGGCGTCGACAAGGGCCGGAACCTCGCCTCCTTCTCCGCCGCCTTCGGCAACAAGCTGCGCTACGCCGCCGCGGTCACCGCCGCCGGGGACGGGACGATCGCGGCCACCGGAACCCGCGTCACGTTCACCGACTGCTCCGAGGTCACCCTCGTCATCAGCGGCGGCACGGACTACGCGCCGGACCACGCCACCGGCTACCGGGACCCGGACGCGGACCCGCTCGCCCTCGCCCAGGACAAGGCCCTCGCGGCGGCCCGGACTTCGGCCGTACGGCTGCGCGACACACACGTCGCCGACTACCGCGCCCGCTACGACCGGCTCACCCTCGACCTCGGCCGCTCCAGCGGCGGGCAGCGCCGCATGGACACCTGGTCGCGCCTGAAGGCGCGAGCCGCCGACGGATCGGCGCCCGACCCGGAACTGGAGGCGAGCTACCTCCAGTTCGGCCGCTACCTGACCATCTGCGGCTCGCGCGACGGGCTGCCCATGGGACTCCAGGGACTGTGGCTGGAGGGCAACACCCCTGATTGGATGGGTGATTACCACACCGACATCAACATCCAGATGAACTACTGGCTGGCCGACCGGGCCGGCCTCGATACCACGTTCACCGCCTTCGCCGACTACTGCCTGGACCAGCTCCCCGCGTGGAGCGAGGTGACGCAGAAGCAGTTCAACGACTCCCGCAACCGCTACCGCAACACCTCCGGCAAGGTCGCGGGCTGGACGGTCGCCTTCTCCACGAACCCCTACGGCGGCCTGGGCTGGTGGTGGCACCCGGCGGGAAACGCCTGGCTGTGCGAATCCCTCTATGAGCACTACGAGTACACGCAGGACGTGAAGTACCTGGCGCGGATCATGCCGCTCCTCAAGGGCGCCTGTGAGTTCTGGGAAGCACGCCTGATCACCACGACCGTCGACGGCCGCGAGGTCCTCATCGACGACCACGACTGGTCGCCCGAACAGGGCCCGCAGGACGCCCGGGGCATCACGTACACACAGGAACTCCTTTGGTCCCTCTTCGGCCACTACGAGCAGGCGTGCCGCACTCTCGGCCGCGACACCGAACACGCCGCTGCCGTGGGGAAGTTGCGTGCCCGCCTCTATCTCCCGAGGGTCAGCCCGAAGTCGGGCCGTCTCGAGGAGTGGATGAGCGAGGACGATCTCGGCGAGACCACGCACCGTCATCTGTCGCCGCTCATCAACCTGTTCCCCGGCGACCGCATCCGCCCCGACGCCGGGGACGCCGAACTCCTCAATGGAGCAACGGAGTTGCTGACATCCCGCGGTATGCAGAGCTACGGGTGGGCCTGCGCTTGGCGGGCAGCGTGCTGGGCGCGGCTCAAGGACGCCGACAAGGCGTATCAGTTGCTCCTGACGAACCTGCGGCCGTGGGCGGGCGGCGACACCGGCACGGCCATGAACTTCTTCGACATGTACCGAGTCTCCGACAGCCGGGCGATCTTCCAGATCGACGCCAACCTCGGCACGCCCACCGCGATGCTGGAAATGCTCGTCTACTCCCGCCCCGGTCACATCGAACTCCTGCCGGCGCTCCCCGATGCCTGGGCCGAATCCGGCTCCCTCACGGGCGTGGGAGCCCGCGGCGGCTTCGCCGTGGACATGACCTGGGAGCGAGGCCGCGTACGCCGGGCGACGCTGCACAGCGTCGGGGGGCGTAGGACCACCGTCACCGCGGGTGGCCGCAGCACGACTGTCACCCTGCGGCCCGGTCAGTCGATGAGGCTCACGGACCTCCAGGGCTGAACCGGTCGGTACGACCGGTGCACGGCAGGGCGCCGGGCCTCAAGGGCGGCCTGCCGTGCACCGCGCTTTCCCGAGGACGTACGTGCCTGAACGACGACCTGAACGTCGAGAAGAACGGAGAGAGTGCCGATGACCCTCGATCAGCCGCACCGAGCGGTGGGCAGCCGCGCCCGCCGCAGACCTTCGCGGTCCCTGTTCGGAGCGCTGCTCGCGCTCGCCCTGGCGGCCGCGCCGATGGGCACCGCGCGCGCGGCCACGCCGTCGGCGCACGCCCCGGGCACCCGGGTGAGCGCCTGGTCGCCGAGCATGACGACCGGAGGCCCCTCCTTCGAGAACCAGACCCTTCGCATGGTGGTGCACAGCAGTGTGGCGGGGTCGCGCGCCCGGATCACCCTCTCGAACCGCTACAGCTCCGGGCCGCTCGAGGTGGCGGCCGCGAACGTCGCCGTCCAGGCGCACGGCGGCGAGGCAAAGCCAGGCACCGCCCGGCGCATCACCTTCGGCGGCTCGGACCGCGTCACGGTCCCGGCCGGCGACGAGGCCGTCAGTGACGTCGTTCCGATCTCGGTGGAGGCGGGGCAGAACCTGCTCGTCAGCCTCTACGTGCCCGGCACGACCGGCATGTCGACCTGGCACTCGGACGCCTTCGACACGACCTACACGGCCTCGGGCGACCACACAGGGGACGACAGCGCGGCCGGGTTCGTCACCACCACGACCTCCTGGTACTTCCTGGCGGGCTTCGATGTCCTGTCTCCGACGGCGAAGGGCACCGTCGTCGCGTTCGGCGACTCCATCACCGACGGCTACCACTCCTCGACCGGCACCTACACCCGGTGGCCCGACGTGCTCGGCCGCCGCCTCGAAGCCGAGCCGGGCCCGCAGCGGCTGAGTGTCGTGGACGCCGGTATCGGCGGCAACCGTGTGCTCACCGATGTCCCCAACCCTTGGCAGGGCGTGAGCGCCCTGAAGCGGTTCCGCCACGACGCCCTCGGTCTGCCCGGCGTCAAAGACGTGATTCTCTTCGAAGGCATCAATGACATCGGCAACAACGCCGGTTCCGACGGCGGACCGCTGACCGCGCAGGACCTGATCGACGGCTGGCGCGCCCTCGTCGACGAGGCGCACGCCGCCGGCGTCCGTGTCGTCGGCGCGACCCTGATGCCGGTCAAGGGCAACGGCTACTACACGCCCGCCGCCGAGGCGATCCGCCGCAGCGTCAACGACTGGATACGCACCGGCGGCGCCTTCGACGGCGTCATCGACTTCGACCGGGTCATGCGCGACCCCGCCGACCCTTCGGCCCTCAACCCCGCCTACGACTCGGGCGATCACATACACCCCGACGACGCGGGCATGAAGGCCATGGCCGATGCGGTCGACCTTCGCCTGCTGCGGCACTGACACCGGACCGGCCGTCCTCGGAGGCACGCACGGCACTGGTGGGTGAAGTGCCATTCTACCGGGGGCTGTTGCGCCCGGCGGAGTGGCACTATGCAGCAACCTCTATCCTCGCTCGGGCGGCGCGCTGGTCCCGGGGACGAGGAGTTCCAACTGACGCCGCCTCCTTCCCTCTCGGCGGATTCAACCCGCTGCAGTCGCAGACCCTTACCGGTGTCGCTGCCCGGCCGGGCGCTTCCCGCCAACAGGTGGTCCTGGCGTGGCTACTGCAGCGCTGGCAGTCCATGGTGCTCATCCCCGGCACCTCCTCGGTGGACCACCTGCGAGAGAACATCGCAGCCGCCGAACTTGTTCTGCCCGCCGACGCGATCGCGGTACTCGATGCCATGGGTCAGTGACCACGTCCCTCTCGAGGAGGGGTATCACCCCGGTGTCCGGTCAGCGGGTGGCGAGGAACTCGAGCGTGTCGATGACGCGGTTCGAGAAACCCCACTCGTTGTCGTACCACGCGGCCACCTTGACGTGGCGGCCGTCGACGCGAGTGAGGGCCGAGTCCAAGATCGACGAGGCGGGATTGCCCGTGATGTCGGACGACACGAGCGGGTCGTCCGAGTACTCGAGGATGCCGGCGAGCGGCCCCTCCGCTGCGGCGCGGTAGGCCGCCAGCACGTCGTCGCGCGTCACGTCGCGGGTGACGGTCGTGTTGAGTTCGACGATCGAGCCCACCGGCACGGGCACGCGGATCGAGTCGCCCGACAGCTTGCCGTCGAGGTTCGGCAGCACCAGGCCGATCGCCTTGGCGGCGCCGGTCGTGGTCGGCACGATGTTGACGCCGGCGGCTCGGGCGCGACGGGCGTCGCGGTGCGGACCGTCCTGCAGGTTCTGCTCCTGCGTATAGGCATGCACCGTCGTCATGAACCCGTGCTCGATACCGGCGAGTTCGTCGAGAACCGCGGCCAACGGCGCGAGCGCGTTCGTGGTGCATGAGGCGTTCGAGACGATCGTGTGCACAGCCGGATCGTAGGCGTCGTTGTTGACCCCGAACGCGAGCGTGACGTCGGCGCCTTCTGACGGCGCGCTGACGACTACCTTCTTCGTGCCCGCGTCGAGGTGGGCACGGGCGGCCTTGGCCGAGGTGAAGCGGCCGGTGGCTTCCAGAACGATGTCGACGCCGAGTTCGGCCCACGGCAGCTGCGCCGGTTCGCGCTCGGCCAGCACCGTGATCCGACGGCCGTCAACGATGAGGGTGTCCCCGTCGACGGTCACCGGGCGCCCGAGCCGTCCGGCCGTGCTGTCGTAGGCGAGCAGCCGGGCGAGAGCGGAGGGCTCCGTCAGGTCGTTGACGGCGACGATCTCGAGGGCGCTGTCGCGCTCCAGCAGCGCGCGCAGCACATTGCGTCCGATGCGGCCGAATCCGTTGATGGCGATGCGAGTCATGAGTGGTGTCCCTTCTCCTCGCCACCAGACTCGCCCGCGGCCGGCGCCACTGACAGTGGCGGGATCGCCACGGTTCAAAAGGATCCCGCCACGCGGTGCCGGGCGGGTTACTCGCCCTGGGTGAAGGTGCGCCGGTACTCGCTCGGGGTGGTGCCGAGAATGCGGTGGAAGTGCAGGCGCAGGTTCGCGCCGGTGCCGAGCCCGATGTCGGCGGCGATCTGTTCGACGCTGCGCTGCGAGCGCTCGAGCAGTTCGCGGGCCAGGTCGATGCGGGCGCGCATCACCCACTGCATCGGCGTGTAGCCGGTCTCCTCGACGAAGCGCCGGGAGAACGTGCGCGGCGAGACCCCCGCCTGCCGCGCCATTATGTCGAGCGTGAGGGGCCTGCCGAGCCGGTGCAGCGCCCACTCACGGGTGGCGGCGAACCGCTCGCCGAGCGGCTCGGGGATGCTGCGCGGCACGTACTGGGCCTGGCCGCCGCTGCGGTAGGGCGCCGCAACCAGACGCCGAGCCGCGTGGTTGGACGCGGCCACTCCGAGGTCGCCGCGCAGGATGTGCAGGCACAGGTCGATGCCGGAGGCGGCACCGGCCGAGGTGAGCACGCTGCCCTCGTCGACGAACAGCACGTTCTCGTCGACCTGGACGAGCGGATGCCTGGCCACGAGCGCCCGCGTGTAGTGCCAGTGCGTCGTGGCGCGCTTGCCGTCGAGCAGGCCCGTGGCGGCGAGCGCGAAAGCGCCCGTCGAGATGGCGGCGAGCCGCGCGCCCCGGTGGTGGGCGGCGATCAGTGCATCGACGACGGCGTGCGGCGGGTCGTCGCGGTCCGGGAACCGGTAGCCGGGGATGAAGACGATGTCGGCCCACGCAAGGGCGTCGAGGCCGTGGGCGACGTGGTACGCGAGGCCATCGCCGCCGGTCACGAGACCGGGTGCCGCCCCGCACACCCGCACCTCGTACGGCATGCTCGCGCGGGTCGTGAAAACCTGCGCAGGAATTCCGACATCGAGCGGCTTCGCACCTTCGAGTACCAGGACGGCGACGCGATGCAGGCGAGGTGCAGGCACAGGTAGAGGTTACGTGGGGCGGGACTTCGATACGCCCACTTCGCGGACCGGGCAGACGACACCCCGGCCGGGCTGTCTTCCGCGTTGCGGTCCACCACCGGTCTCACCCTTCGCCCGCCTCTAGCCGGCCTGAGACCAAACCCGCGCTCAAGAGGAACCTCAACCCGCCACGCTCGCCAGGACCCGTCGGGCCCGTAGGCCCACGTCGGCCGCTCACGGGCCAAAGGCGCTCAGTTTCAGCGGATGCTTGCCAGGAACCCTGGGCGTTCACCCCCGGGAGGGAACGGCGGGGTCGGCGGGGTGCGGGCCGTCGAGCACCTGCGTCTCGTCGCCGCCGAGCTCCAGATGGCCGACGTGCGCCAGCAGGTCGCACTGTCGATGATCACCGACTTCGAGAACTTCAGCGTCTTCAAGCCCGGCGAGCACAACCTGACCTCGATGGACACGATGCTCGACCAAGTCATTGCCTGGAGCACCGCGCTCGCACCGCTGCGCATGGCCTCGGCCGCCGCCTGAGCCGCTCGCCGGGCTCTGTTCGCCCATTACGGCGTGCCAGACGCCCAGGCCATGTCTTGCTGAGCCGAAATGTCCCATGGCATCGAGAAGACACGCCTGTCCGCAGAGGATCGGCCCCGTGGGTGGCCCGGCCGTGCACATCACCCTGATCCGGCGATGCCTCGTCACCTGCCCGACGGAAGGGATCACAGTGGCCGGCCTCCAGGCAGGGGGCCGCCGACCGAAGGGAGATCCTCGGTGAGCACCGAACAGTGAGAGTGCCTCGAAGCACCCCTGCGGCAATCGGCCCTTCCTGCCGTCAGCGATGTCGCTGA encodes the following:
- a CDS encoding aldo/keto reductase — translated: MPFYRGLLRPAEWHYAATSILARAARWSRGRGVPTDAASFPLGGFNPLQSQTLTGVAARPGASRQQVVLAWLLQRWQSMVLIPGTSSVDHLRENIAAAELVLPADAIAVLDAMGQ
- the gap gene encoding type I glyceraldehyde-3-phosphate dehydrogenase codes for the protein MTRIAINGFGRIGRNVLRALLERDSALEIVAVNDLTEPSALARLLAYDSTAGRLGRPVTVDGDTLIVDGRRITVLAEREPAQLPWAELGVDIVLEATGRFTSAKAARAHLDAGTKKVVVSAPSEGADVTLAFGVNNDAYDPAVHTIVSNASCTTNALAPLAAVLDELAGIEHGFMTTVHAYTQEQNLQDGPHRDARRARAAGVNIVPTTTGAAKAIGLVLPNLDGKLSGDSIRVPVPVGSIVELNTTVTRDVTRDDVLAAYRAAAEGPLAGILEYSDDPLVSSDITGNPASSILDSALTRVDGRHVKVAAWYDNEWGFSNRVIDTLEFLATR
- a CDS encoding SGNH/GDSL hydrolase family protein, whose amino-acid sequence is MTLDQPHRAVGSRARRRPSRSLFGALLALALAAAPMGTARAATPSAHAPGTRVSAWSPSMTTGGPSFENQTLRMVVHSSVAGSRARITLSNRYSSGPLEVAAANVAVQAHGGEAKPGTARRITFGGSDRVTVPAGDEAVSDVVPISVEAGQNLLVSLYVPGTTGMSTWHSDAFDTTYTASGDHTGDDSAAGFVTTTTSWYFLAGFDVLSPTAKGTVVAFGDSITDGYHSSTGTYTRWPDVLGRRLEAEPGPQRLSVVDAGIGGNRVLTDVPNPWQGVSALKRFRHDALGLPGVKDVILFEGINDIGNNAGSDGGPLTAQDLIDGWRALVDEAHAAGVRVVGATLMPVKGNGYYTPAAEAIRRSVNDWIRTGGAFDGVIDFDRVMRDPADPSALNPAYDSGDHIHPDDAGMKAMADAVDLRLLRH
- a CDS encoding carbohydrate ABC transporter permease → MTATGTTSLRGSAARPAPGTAPRRRRLTERRSKAVAFVVLTAPMLIGLGVFRYVAIGWSFLLSFSEARRTISLGNWVGLDNYQQLLSDERFRDSLTMIVLFTAMIVPITFAGSLGLAVLVNRVRSGRAFFRTAFLLPAAVSYVAAAMIWKMALFSGVPSGLANTLGALFGADATPWIQTQSPPLYWIVLVTLRLWLQVGLYMILFIAGLQSIPQHLYEAAALDGAGAWRTFRSITFPMLRNTSVAILLLMLIAALQAFDEFYAIFSTGASLGSEPVRTPLMHLYGVALQDQDYGVGSAGAFLLTLLIVLVTLLQGRMLGFSRDKD
- a CDS encoding glycoside hydrolase family 95 protein, with product MSNGPSRRLVLGLGGALALSALPAFTAHAAPRRPTTSPLVPAGESTTLWYPEPADEDLLIEQGLPLGNGRLGALVGADPARELLHVTDSTLWTGGANTTLDTDGQFPYGRDDFGSLTLLARVMLYLPGHELSAVTDYRRTLDLSNGLVTTTYTKDKVRYTREMFASAPDDTIVVRLSQSGGGSLAGAVILSGTHGETTGVDKGRNLASFSAAFGNKLRYAAAVTAAGDGTIAATGTRVTFTDCSEVTLVISGGTDYAPDHATGYRDPDADPLALAQDKALAAARTSAVRLRDTHVADYRARYDRLTLDLGRSSGGQRRMDTWSRLKARAADGSAPDPELEASYLQFGRYLTICGSRDGLPMGLQGLWLEGNTPDWMGDYHTDINIQMNYWLADRAGLDTTFTAFADYCLDQLPAWSEVTQKQFNDSRNRYRNTSGKVAGWTVAFSTNPYGGLGWWWHPAGNAWLCESLYEHYEYTQDVKYLARIMPLLKGACEFWEARLITTTVDGREVLIDDHDWSPEQGPQDARGITYTQELLWSLFGHYEQACRTLGRDTEHAAAVGKLRARLYLPRVSPKSGRLEEWMSEDDLGETTHRHLSPLINLFPGDRIRPDAGDAELLNGATELLTSRGMQSYGWACAWRAACWARLKDADKAYQLLLTNLRPWAGGDTGTAMNFFDMYRVSDSRAIFQIDANLGTPTAMLEMLVYSRPGHIELLPALPDAWAESGSLTGVGARGGFAVDMTWERGRVRRATLHSVGGRRTTVTAGGRSTTVTLRPGQSMRLTDLQG
- a CDS encoding glycoside hydrolase family 27 protein, yielding MTRTTRTTRRAALTAACALPLTLALSTGTAEAKTPYVKPFMGWSSWSVESSSRDGYGTHWLNEGNIKNAADALSSKLSSAGYRNLNIDAGWNFDYDWNFHTDANGIPNADKDRFPSGMQSLSDYVHGKDLKLGLYGAAGLEKEVYDKNAPILGTDCHAQDIAVKPLTPTNKWGGSWKIDYSNPCAQEYIDSIVARYASWGIDFIKIDGVTKDNVADIKAWSTAIDHSGRSMWLSASAWPVDLEAGDGLRPYANGVRVDTDIECYCETTSTWTSSVDDRFADLPKWLPKLSAPGYLGDLDSMPINNNSGSGLQDGINDTERQTVMTFWSMASSPLYVGGDIYFLDDKAKAILTNPEVIAVDQAAVLPKQIRSGDTQVWTKKTGRATYLAVYNLGSTATDITVDLKGLGIKGPQHLRDVVARKDLGTAKGSWTATAVPAHGSRLIKLS
- a CDS encoding GlxA family transcriptional regulator — encoded protein: MPAPRLHRVAVLVLEGAKPLDVGIPAQVFTTRASMPYEVRVCGAAPGLVTGGDGLAYHVAHGLDALAWADIVFIPGYRFPDRDDPPHAVVDALIAAHHRGARLAAISTGAFALAATGLLDGKRATTHWHYTRALVARHPLVQVDENVLFVDEGSVLTSAGAASGIDLCLHILRGDLGVAASNHAARRLVAAPYRSGGQAQYVPRSIPEPLGERFAATREWALHRLGRPLTLDIMARQAGVSPRTFSRRFVEETGYTPMQWVMRARIDLARELLERSQRSVEQIAADIGLGTGANLRLHFHRILGTTPSEYRRTFTQGE
- a CDS encoding carbohydrate ABC transporter permease, which gives rise to MNRYRGSVLGSAATYLVLCLLAVVFLIPFYVLVRNAFMTTPEVTATDWHWLPSALNWDNFSSLFDNPERPFGRSLANSLLIAVISAPVSTLLASMAGYALARINVPGRGVVLSLIVGTLMIPQAVTFLPTFVVVGSMGGVNTMWGLIAPGLFNAFAVVLFRSFYLSFPAEIEEAGRLDGLSYLGVYGRIILPNSVTMIASLGALSFIEAWNSFLWPLMIGQDPESWTVQIALSSFLTSQTVNLPELFAGTVVAILPLVIMFLVAQRHIVQGIAMSGLKS